CACTTTCTGAGGCCGGTGCTTGATCCACTCACTCAGGGTCTCGATGGGAGAGCCGTTGACACACCATTCCGTCACACCGAACTGCCGCAGATGTGCCCTCGCATGGCTGGCTAGGGCTTTGCGGTTTTCAAAGTAAAGGCCACAGAGCTCACAGCAGGCCTCGGTGGCTACAGACAGAGGAGGTTGCTATTCTAAGAGTGCAGGAATACCCAGGTGATCTAAGCAAGGTCAGGAGCTAATCCCACCTCCCACAGGGACCTTGCCTCAGGGGCCCTGCTAGCCCTGACAAATGCCATCCCAAGACCCTACCACCCACTGCTTACAGGAGTGGGAGGTCTTCTCATGAAGAGTCTTTGCCTTGAAGGGCAGTTCAGTCTGGATGTAGGTCTTGGCCTTGACCTCTGCTGGGAGGAAGCGGTCCTCCTGGAGGGGCCGCTTGGTTGCCACTGGGCCCAGGTAGCTGGTAGCTGAGGGCTTGGACCCTGTGATGGGTGACAGGCTGAGCTCCCGGGGAACCTGGGCTggcccagctcctggttttcCTGGCCGGCTAGCCAGGGGTGACAGAGGCAGTGGGGAATGCATAGCCCCAGGAGCTGCTGTGGGAGAGCCATCTTCAGTGAGGGCAGGAGCCAGGTCTCCAGCTGGAGGCTCTTTTTTGATGAGGCACAGCTTGGACTTCTTCTTCAGTATCTCCCGAAGTGTGTCAATGGGGGAGCCATTGACAGACCACTCAGTCACACCCATCTGGCGCAGGTGGGAGCGTGCATGGCTGGAGAGGCCCTTGCGGTTCTCGAAGAACTCACCACAGAACTCACACCGGATGTCACGCACTGGCTCTGCCCGAGATGCTGCAAGGGGTCAGGGGGGTGAGGGTAGGGGAAGAAAGGAGGCATTGGCTATGGGCTGGAAGAAGCCTCCAAGCCCAAAACCCAAGACAGTGCCAGACTTCTGGATGCCCCTATCCATATGCTCCCTCCAGACTCCAGTGAACTCCTCCTTCATCTGAGCCTTTAGAGGCATCTTATAAGTCCAGCCCTTCTATTGTTACCTCAAATTCTAGCTGGCTTTACAAGGCCTCCCTGAGTAAGGCTGGGTAAGCTACTTCCTCTTGCTGAGCCTTAGTTTCCTTCTCTGCAAGATGGGGATGAAAACCTGTATCTCCCAATGTTGCTGAGGTGTAAAATCATAAAGGTTCAGAGCATAAGGCATGGAACTGTCACGTGAGCTCTAAGGTGAAGCCTTGGCCATGCTTGCCTGCTTGGCGTATAGCAGATAATCAACCAAGAATGAACAGCAAGACAGAGTGCCAGGAAAGCAAGTAACACTGACATGATAGCAACTATGCTTTTGTAACCAGGCACCATGCTAAGTGCTTCATCACACTTAATTCTCAAGAAAACtgttaggctggagagatggctcagcagttaagagcactgactgctcttccagacgtcctgagttcaattcccagaaaccacatagtggctcacaaccatctgtaatggggtccgatgccctctgctggtgtgtctgaagacagctgcagtgtacatgaagtaagtaaataaatcttaaaaaacaaaaacctgtataGACATGAGACATGGGATTATGCTGACCTCCATCTTCCAAGTGAGGAAACTTGCCCAACTCACTTACTACAAAGCTGTGGAGTACTAGTACTGTTCTCTGCCAGGACAGAGGTCCCGTTAGCTCTCTCGAGCCTCTCCTGCACCTTGCCTCTGGCCAGTGTCTGACCCCACCCCTCAGCTCCCTCACTTGTACCTGCCATCCACTACCACCCTAGCTTATGGATACATTGCTGCCCATACCTAGCTGGCCAGGATACTCAATAACAGAAAAACAAGCTGTAGGTTGGGTCCAGGAGTGAAAACAGCAAGTTCTATGTTCTCTGGACATGTTTAGCTTCCATTTCAGTCCTGTGATCTATGGATACTGCTAAAAGGGTACAAGGAGGAGCACCAGACAATTGTTCTACCTATCCTGACACAGGGTCACACTTACACAGGTTCAAGGGTGCCATATCTTCTCGAGGCGTACCCCAGGGACCCTCAGATGGGTGTGGCTCCCCATGAAGGGCCCCTGGCAGCATCTCCCTCTTGATCTCCACTCTCATGTGTTCAGGCTTCAGTTTCTTGGGCAGGGAGGGTGTAGCAAGGCCTGAGAACATCTTCCGGGCcgtgggaggaggagaaacagtcGGTGAGTGGCCCAGGGGACTGCCTGGTGGCGGCGGCAACTTCTTGGCCAAAGATGAGATGTGAAGATCAGAGGGACTTCGGGCTTCTAGTGAGCTGCCAGGACCTCCACTGCCTACCACCTTGGCCAGGGCTTTTGGGCTAGGACCTGGTGGATGGAGGTGTCCACCTGGCCTGGATTGGGTCCGTCTCTTCAGGATCTCCCGAAGTGTGTCGATGGGTGAGCCATTCACATACCACTCAGTCACACCCATCTGGCGCAGATGGGAGCGCGCATGGCTAGATaggccctttctgttctcaaagaACTCACCACAAAACTCACAGCGGATATCTCTTGTTGGCTCTGGGCCTGAAGCTgcagcaggaagaaaaagggTCAGTTAGAATTATGGGTATCATCTGGATAGTCACCTGTTTGAGTATCCTGGCCAGCTAGGTATGGGCAGCAATGTGTCCATAAGCTAGGGTGGTAGTGGATGGCAGGTATAAGTGAGGGAGCTGAGGGGTAGGGTCAGACACTGGGCAGAGGCAAGGTGCAGGAGAGGCTCGAGAGAGCTAACGGGACCTCTGTCCTGGCAGAGAACAGTACCAGTACTCCACAGCTTTGTGGGTCCCAATAAGAACAGGGCAGGAGACAGGACGAAGCCAGCCTAGGTGCCACATACTGTCTAGACCCAGGATACCTTCCACACCAAAAGGCAGGACCTTCCCCTTGGCCTTCATTCTCAGGCAGGGTCATGGTGATAGAAGTCAAGGCCAAAGAGAGAGGTACCAGCAGCCCACTGCCAACAAAATCTCTGGGTTGAGCCAGCCCACTGCCAAGGGCCCCTGTCTACTCCCTACTACAACAGGGAGGGAGTAGGGAGGGAGCCATGACCCCCCAGGGAGGGGCTCCAGGGCCCACAGGGAGGAAGGGCAGCTGAAGTGAGAACCTACAGAGGTTGAGAGGAGATGGCTCCACATCAGAGGCCCAGAAAATGCCGGCGGCCGAGAGATCCTGCTTCCCCCAGGGACTGGCCATACCCGaggccttcagcttggccttctTGGCCGGCGGTGGGGGAGGGAGCAAGGAGAGGGCTGTGGAGGCGGAAGGAGGCCGCCCCAGCTGGGCCAGGGCTCCCCGCCCGGGTGGGAGGCGGATCTGGATGCCGTCCCTCCTGATGAGCCCGTGGAGCACGTCTATGGGGGATCCCTTGGCATCCGGGTCGCTGACGCCCAGGTGGCGCAGGTGGGCACGGGCGTGGCTGGACAGGCCCTTGCGGGTCTCAAACCAGGCACCACACAGCTGGCAGTCCAGCTCTCTGCCCCCGTCACTATCTAAAGCTGCGGAGACAAAACACAGGGGGAGGGGGTTCACGGCCGCCACCTTGGTCGGCCCTAGGGGGATGCAGGCAGGAGGCTGTGTTGTGATTTTCAGCTGCCCACGTGGTTAGAAATCTAAGTTTCATGCTTTTgacaggttttgttttattgttgttgttttgttttagatttcagGTAGCAGGGCAGCCTATTCCCTGCCTAGCCCACTGGCATCAAGTGACGGTGGAGAGCTTACGATGTACTTCTGTGTCAAATCCTGATGCTCTCAGGCCCTCCTCCCCTGGGATTTCTGCTACAGGAACTACaggggaagatggaagaagagcaGGGGGAATCACAAGACTACCAAGGACCCCTACCCCTAAAACCACAGCAGATTCAATTCAAGTGGCTGCCAGGCAACACAGGCATCACGAGGCCCTGGCAGCTGCCAGCATGTAGGAAAGCATGATGGACACCTCTGGAACCCTGACTACTGAACTGGGAGGGAGGGGTTCTCTCCTGACCCTACTTGCCCAGTGCACGGCAACCATGATGGTGGGTCTCTACCTTTGGGCACAAACAGGGAGATGCCTCAGCACAAAGGGCTGGGAGACATGAAAAAAGGGGCCAACGTAAAGAATCTCTGTCTGGTAGATTGTCTACCCATCTACCTGTATGGTCCAAGATATCTCAGACTCCCACTGGGAAAGCCAGGTCCCTTGTTATTTTTACCACCCCCACCATGAGTCCAGAGGACAAGAGCTCTTCTCAAGTGGCAAGTAGACCCCTGCAGGCTCATATTTGTAGCAGACCTCCAGGGGAAGATCACCAGAATGGGGGACACAGGTCACATACAGGACAGCCCAATAGGAGACATAGTGATTGCCTCAACTAGCACTGACCTGGATGACCCAGGATCTGGAAAGTGCAGGTCTCAGTTCCTACCCTGGGTCCTCCTCATCTGAGGACCACATAACATCCCAGCACCCCCCTCAGCTCCCAGTACCCAAACTCACTGAGATTCAGTGGCCCCTCATCCTCAGACTGGGGCCACTGTGCCTTTGGGGAAGTTGGCCGGGGACTCAGGGACAGCTGGGGGCTCTTGTCCTCAGGATTCTTGGGTGTAGGGGATCCTGCCAGAGTCAGTGGGGCCTTCTTGAGGAGTGGAGAGCTGGATGGGTGGGTCAGGCCCTTGGCTGAGAAGCCAGGAGGTGATTTGATGGCTTTGTTGACAGCAGGGGCATCCATAGGTTTGGCCAGGGAGAGCAGGCCAGACCTGGCAGCCCCAGCAACGAACTCCTTTGGTGAGTTGGACTTCTTGGTCAGGCTAGGGGGCAGCCCAAGGGGAGCATCAGGCAGGCCCTTCTGTTTCACCAGCTCGTAGAGGAGGTCGATGGGAGCACCACTGCTTTCTGATTCTGCGACCCCAAGCTGCCGCAGATGTGAACGTGCGTGGCTGGACAGGCCCTTTCGTGTCTCAAAGCAGGCACCGcagacctcacaggtggtcaggCTCTGGGCTGGAGGATGAGATGGAGGCCAGGATGGAAGGCTATGAAGCCTTTCAGGTACAGCTAACCCATTCTTCTCCCGTTACCCAGGTGCAAAATAAGTGTTTTACTTTTGTCAAATCTCTTTGATCCTGACAACCATTCTAACTTGGTGGGGGTTAGTATTTCTGGTTTGGaagtaaggaaactgaggctcagagaagagAATAGTTGTGCCCAAGGGCACACAACAGGAGGCTACACTTTTTGTGGTCCAGCCAGTGTGGATGCCTTTCAGACCTGCAACATTCCAGGGTACCCTGACAATATATTTACACaaatgcgtgtgtgtgcatacatatacatcacatatggAGCTAATACCTAACCTACTCTCTGCAACTAACAAAACTTCAAATGCTAAGTCAGAAAAGGTCTTAGTAACAGTCCTGGCCCAGTCCCCATCTACTTCTTGGCTTCCCTGCTTGACTTCAATGATGCAAAGGCCAGTTGGTTTTGCTCTTCTTAATATACCTAGGAACTAGCATTATGTTCAAGAACTTTGTAGTCTACAGAAAAACAAGTATGAAACCCACAAAAGCGCAGAACTAACAAGGTTGGTGAATGACCTAAGTTTGTGATCTCTTGCCCACCGCTTCACTGGATATTCCTTCCTCATCCAGTAAGGTAGTAGCTGAGGGCCACACATATGGCCAAAGCTATAGAGACTCAATGTAGAAGATAGCTGAGTAGCTATCTCCTTGGTGCTTTAACGTGCTATAAGGAAAATGAGTGCCAACCCCTGTTAATCCAAAAAGTGCTTCTGTGACCATGGCCGTCCTGGCCACTCACCCTTGAGGTCTGGCAGCTCCTGTTTGCTGCCATGAGGAACCTCTGCGGCCACTTTGCTGCTCAGCCGACTGGCCACCTGCTCCAGGGTCCCAGAGACAGGCAAGCTCTTCTTTGGGAGTAAGGGAGACCCCAAGTCCATGGCTACCATTGTGTTTTCCTCAGAACACAGGCCTGTGGGGTGGAGGAGACAGGCTCAGCCCAATCATGAGTCAGGCTGTCCACCccaagaaggagacagagaacgAACGGCACTTCTTCCTTATTCTTGGCATCTGCTCTCACTTCTGGAAGCCACTCATGCCATGAGAGCTGAGGCTGCACCCAAAAACCCTTGTGGCAGCCCAATGGAGGGACACTGAGATTGTCCAATGACAGGAAAGACAAACAGTAGTTTCAGTCCAGTAGAAGGTTCACTGGTCTGAGAACACATGCGAATTCGAGCTGAGTTTTCTCATCAGAGGACATTTTAAGACAAATGCCTCTCTCGGTAGAACTTATAAGGGGGTGAAGGTAGGAAGAGTTAAAAGAGTCAGAGACCAGAGTCTGGAGGCCAGAAAGACTaggtagaaaaagcaagaagctgAGGACAGGGAGGGGGGGAAAGCTCTACCAGACAAGGGAGCTGGAGCTTCAAAGACAACAGCAAGTCCAGCAGTAAACTATTCATCACCAGCTCAACTGGCCAAGGTAAGAACCTGGACCCTGGACCAACTTGGGACAGGAAGAGTGGGAATGACAGAAGTTTGCATGAAGTTTCTTAAGCTTCCGTCCAGCAAGGAAGCCTCCTCCGGTAAGAGATAGGTAGGGAGAAGGAATCAAGGGTGGTTTTCTTAGTCTGAGTTTTCATTAAAAgggggcagggatggggg
Above is a window of Arvicanthis niloticus isolate mArvNil1 chromosome 22, mArvNil1.pat.X, whole genome shotgun sequence DNA encoding:
- the Wiz gene encoding protein Wiz isoform X15, which encodes MVAMDLGSPLLPKKSLPVSGTLEQVASRLSSKVAAEVPHGSKQELPDLKAQSLTTCEVCGACFETRKGLSSHARSHLRQLGVAESESSGAPIDLLYELVKQKGLPDAPLGLPPSLTKKSNSPKEFVAGAARSGLLSLAKPMDAPAVNKAIKSPPGFSAKGLTHPSSSPLLKKAPLTLAGSPTPKNPEDKSPQLSLSPRPTSPKAQWPQSEDEGPLNLTLDSDGGRELDCQLCGAWFETRKGLSSHARAHLRHLGVSDPDAKGSPIDVLHGLIRRDGIQIRLPPGRGALAQLGRPPSASTALSLLPPPPPAKKAKLKASGMASPWGKQDLSAAGIFWASDVEPSPLNLSSGPEPTRDIRCEFCGEFFENRKGLSSHARSHLRQMGVTEWYVNGSPIDTLREILKRRTQSRPGGHLHPPGPSPKALAKVVGSGGPGSSLEARSPSDLHISSLAKKLPPPPGSPLGHSPTVSPPPTARKMFSGLATPSLPKKLKPEHMRVEIKREMLPGALHGEPHPSEGPWGTPREDMAPLNLSSRAEPVRDIRCEFCGEFFENRKGLSSHARSHLRQMGVTEWSVNGSPIDTLREILKKKSKLCLIKKEPPAGDLAPALTEDGSPTAAPGAMHSPLPLSPLASRPGKPGAGPAQVPRELSLSPITGSKPSATSYLGPVATKRPLQEDRFLPAEVKAKTYIQTELPFKAKTLHEKTSHSSTEACCELCGLYFENRKALASHARAHLRQFGVTEWCVNGSPIETLSEWIKHRPQKVGAYRSYIQGGRPFTKKFRSAGHGRDSDKRPPLGLAPGGLSLVGRSAGGEPGPEAGRAADSGERPLATSPPGTVKSEEHQRQNINKFERRQARPSDASAARGGEEANDLQQKLEEVRQPPPRVRPVPSLVPRPPQTSLVKFVGNIYTLKCRFCEVEFQGPLSIQEEWVRHLQRHILEMNFSKADPPPEEPQAPLAQTAAVEAP
- the Wiz gene encoding protein Wiz isoform X11, which encodes MAEVAFLMGSPILASAKPSPVPPPPPIGSAAVANFDPGTFSLMRCDFCGAGFDTRAGLSSHARAHLRDFGITNWELTISPINILQELLATSAAELPPSPLGREPGGPPGSFLTSRRPRLPLTMPFPPTWTEDPGPIYGDAQSLTTCEVCGACFETRKGLSSHARSHLRQLGVAESESSGAPIDLLYELVKQKGLPDAPLGLPPSLTKKSNSPKEFVAGAARSGLLSLAKPMDAPAVNKAIKSPPGFSAKGLTHPSSSPLLKKAPLTLAGSPTPKNPEDKSPQLSLSPRPTSPKAQWPQSEDEGPLNLTLDSDGGRELDCQLCGAWFETRKGLSSHARAHLRHLGVSDPDAKGSPIDVLHGLIRRDGIQIRLPPGRGALAQLGRPPSASTALSLLPPPPPAKKAKLKASGMASPWGKQDLSAAGIFWASDVEPSPLNLSSGPEPTRDIRCEFCGEFFENRKGLSSHARSHLRQMGVTEWYVNGSPIDTLREILKRRTQSRPGGHLHPPGPSPKALAKVVGSGGPGSSLEARSPSDLHISSLAKKLPPPPGSPLGHSPTVSPPPTARKMFSGLATPSLPKKLKPEHMRVEIKREMLPGALHGEPHPSEGPWGTPREDMAPLNLSSRAEPVRDIRCEFCGEFFENRKGLSSHARSHLRQMGVTEWSVNGSPIDTLREILKKKSKLCLIKKEPPAGDLAPALTEDGSPTAAPGAMHSPLPLSPLASRPGKPGAGPAQVPRELSLSPITGSKPSATSYLGPVATKRPLQEDRFLPAEVKAKTYIQTELPFKAKTLHEKTSHSSTEACCELCGLYFENRKALASHARAHLRQFGVTEWCVNGSPIETLSEWIKHRPQKVGAYRSYIQGGRPFTKKFRSAGHGRDSDKRPPLGLAPGGLSLVGRSAGGEPGPEAGRAADSGERPLATSPPGTVKSEEHQRQNINKFERRQARPSDASAARGGEEANDLQQKLEEVRQPPPRVRPVPSLVPRPPQTSLVKFVGNIYTLKCRFCEVEFQGPLSIQEEWVRHLQRHILEMNFSKADPPPEEPQAPLAQTAAVEAP
- the Wiz gene encoding protein Wiz isoform X8; this translates as MEGLLAGGLAAPDRPRGPERLPGPAPREDIEGGAEAAEGEGDIFRSSHYLPITKEGPQDILDGRSGISVANFDPGTFSLMRCDFCGAGFDTRAGLSSHARAHLRDFGITNWELTISPINILQELLATSAAELPPSPLGREPGGPPGSFLTSRRPRLPLTMPFPPTWTEDPGPIYGDGLCSEENTMVAMDLGSPLLPKKSLPVSGTLEQVASRLSSKVAAEVPHGSKQELPDLKAQSLTTCEVCGACFETRKGLSSHARSHLRQLGVAESESSGAPIDLLYELVKQKGLPDAPLGLPPSLTKKSNSPKEFVAGAARSGLLSLAKPMDAPAVNKAIKSPPGFSAKGLTHPSSSPLLKKAPLTLAGSPTPKNPEDKSPQLSLSPRPTSPKAQWPQSEDEGPLNLTLDSDGGRELDCQLCGAWFETRKGLSSHARAHLRHLGVSDPDAKGSPIDVLHGLIRRDGIQIRLPPGRGALAQLGRPPSASTALSLLPPPPPAKKAKLKASGMASPWGKQDLSAAGIFWASDVEPSPLNLSSGPEPTRDIRCEFCGEFFENRKGLSSHARSHLRQMGVTEWYVNGSPIDTLREILKRRTQSRPGGHLHPPGPSPKALAKVVGSGGPGSSLEARSPSDLHISSLAKKLPPPPGSPLGHSPTVSPPPTARKMFSGLATPSLPKKLKPEHMRVEIKREMLPGALHGEPHPSEGPWGTPREDMAPLNLSSRAEPVRDIRCEFCGEFFENRKGLSSHARSHLRQMGVTEWSVNGSPIDTLREILKKKSKLCLIKKEPPAGDLAPALTEDGSPTAAPGAMHSPLPLSPLASRPGKPGAGPAQVPRELSLSPITGSKPSATSYLGPVATKRPLQEDRFLPAEVKAKTYIQTELPFKAKTLHEKTSHSSTEACCELCGLYFENRKALASHARAHLRQFGVTEWCVNGSPIETLSEWIKHRPQKVGAYRSYIQGGRPFTKKFRSAGHGRDSDKRPPLGLAPGGLSLVGRSAGGEPGPEAGRAADSGERPLATSPPGTVKSEEHQRQNINKFERRQARPSDASAARGGEEANDLQQKLEEVRQPPPRVRPVPSLVPRPPQTSLVKFVGNIYTLKCRFCEVEFQGPLSIQEEWVRHLQRHILEMNFSKADPPPEEPQAPLAQTAAVEAP
- the Wiz gene encoding protein Wiz isoform X16 — protein: MEGLLAGGLAAPDRPRGPERLPGPAPREDIEGGAEAAEGEGDIFRSSHYLPITKEGPQDILDGRSGISVANFDPGTFSLMRCDFCGAGFDTRAGLSSHARAHLRDFGITNWELTISPINILQELLATSAAELPPSPLGREPGGPPGSFLTSRRPRLPLTMPFPPTWTEDPGPIYGDAQSLTTCEVCGACFETRKGLSSHARSHLRQLGVAESESSGAPIDLLYELVKQKGLPDAPLGLPPSLTKKSNSPKEFVAGAARSGLLSLAKPMDAPAVNKAIKSPPGFSAKGLTHPSSSPLLKKAPLTLAGSPTPKNPEDKSPQLSLSPRPTSPKAQWPQSEDEGPLNLTSGPEPTRDIRCEFCGEFFENRKGLSSHARSHLRQMGVTEWYVNGSPIDTLREILKRRTQSRPGGHLHPPGPSPKALAKVVGSGGPGSSLEARSPSDLHISSLAKKLPPPPGSPLGHSPTVSPPPTARKMFSGLATPSLPKKLKPEHMRVEIKREMLPGALHGEPHPSEGPWGTPREDMAPLNLSSRAEPVRDIRCEFCGEFFENRKGLSSHARSHLRQMGVTEWSVNGSPIDTLREILKKKSKLCLIKKEPPAGDLAPALTEDGSPTAAPGAMHSPLPLSPLASRPGKPGAGPAQVPRELSLSPITGSKPSATSYLGPVATKRPLQEDRFLPAEVKAKTYIQTELPFKAKTLHEKTSHSSTEACCELCGLYFENRKALASHARAHLRQFGVTEWCVNGSPIETLSEWIKHRPQKVGAYRSYIQGGRPFTKKFRSAGHGRDSDKRPPLGLAPGGLSLVGRSAGGEPGPEAGRAADSGERPLATSPPGTVKSEEHQRQNINKFERRQARPSDASAARGGEEANDLQQKLEEVRQPPPRVRPVPSLVPRPPQTSLVKFVGNIYTLKCRFCEVEFQGPLSIQEEWVRHLQRHILEMNFSKADPPPEEPQAPLAQTAAVEAP
- the Wiz gene encoding protein Wiz isoform X10, encoding MEGLLAGGLAAPDRPRGPERLPGPAPREDIEGGAEAAEGEGDIFRSSHYLPITKEGPQDILDGRSGISVANFDPGTFSLMRCDFCGAGFDTRAGLSSHARAHLRDFGITNWELTISPINILQELLATSAAELPPSPLGREPGGPPGSFLTSRRPRLPLTMPFPPTWTEDPGPIYGDAQSLTTCEVCGACFETRKGLSSHARSHLRQLGVAESESSGAPIDLLYELVKQKGLPDAPLGLPPSLTKKSNSPKEFVAGAARSGLLSLAKPMDAPAVNKAIKSPPGFSAKGLTHPSSSPLLKKAPLTLAGSPTPKNPEDKSPQLSLSPRPTSPKAQWPQSEDEGPLNLTLDSDGGRELDCQLCGAWFETRKGLSSHARAHLRHLGVSDPDAKGSPIDVLHGLIRRDGIQIRLPPGRGALAQLGRPPSASTALSLLPPPPPAKKAKLKASGMASPWGKQDLSAAGIFWASDVEPSPLNLSSGPEPTRDIRCEFCGEFFENRKGLSSHARSHLRQMGVTEWYVNGSPIDTLREILKRRTQSRPGGHLHPPGPSPKALAKVVGSGGPGSSLEARSPSDLHISSLAKKLPPPPGSPLGHSPTVSPPPTARKMFSGLATPSLPKKLKPEHMRVEIKREMLPGALHGEPHPSEGPWGTPREDMAPLNLSSRAEPVRDIRCEFCGEFFENRKGLSSHARSHLRQMGVTEWSVNGSPIDTLREILKKKSKLCLIKKEPPAGDLAPALTEDGSPTAAPGAMHSPLPLSPLASRPGKPGAGPAQVPRELSLSPITGSKPSATSYLGPVATKRPLQEDRFLPAEVKAKTYIQTELPFKAKTLHEKTSHSSTEACCELCGLYFENRKALASHARAHLRQFGVTEWCVNGSPIETLSEWIKHRPQKVGAYRSYIQGGRPFTKKFRSAGHGRDSDKRPPLGLAPGGLSLVGRSAGGEPGPEAGRAADSGERPLATSPPGTVKSEEHQRQNINKFERRQARPSDASAARGGEEANDLQQKLEEVRQPPPRVRPVPSLVPRPPQTSLVKFVGNIYTLKCRFCEVEFQGPLSIQEEWVRHLQRHILEMNFSKADPPPEEPQAPLAQTAAVEAP
- the Wiz gene encoding protein Wiz isoform X9, which codes for MAEVAFLMGSPILASAKPSPVPPPPPIGSAAVANFDPGTFSLMRCDFCGAGFDTRAGLSSHARAHLRDFGITNWELTISPINILQELLATSAAELPPSPLGREPGGPPGSFLTSRRPRLPLTMPFPPTWTEDPGPIYGDGLCSEENTMVAMDLGSPLLPKKSLPVSGTLEQVASRLSSKVAAEVPHGSKQELPDLKAQSLTTCEVCGACFETRKGLSSHARSHLRQLGVAESESSGAPIDLLYELVKQKGLPDAPLGLPPSLTKKSNSPKEFVAGAARSGLLSLAKPMDAPAVNKAIKSPPGFSAKGLTHPSSSPLLKKAPLTLAGSPTPKNPEDKSPQLSLSPRPTSPKAQWPQSEDEGPLNLTLDSDGGRELDCQLCGAWFETRKGLSSHARAHLRHLGVSDPDAKGSPIDVLHGLIRRDGIQIRLPPGRGALAQLGRPPSASTALSLLPPPPPAKKAKLKASGMASPWGKQDLSAAGIFWASDVEPSPLNLSSGPEPTRDIRCEFCGEFFENRKGLSSHARSHLRQMGVTEWYVNGSPIDTLREILKRRTQSRPGGHLHPPGPSPKALAKVVGSGGPGSSLEARSPSDLHISSLAKKLPPPPGSPLGHSPTVSPPPTARKMFSGLATPSLPKKLKPEHMRVEIKREMLPGALHGEPHPSEGPWGTPREDMAPLNLSSRAEPVRDIRCEFCGEFFENRKGLSSHARSHLRQMGVTEWSVNGSPIDTLREILKKKSKLCLIKKEPPAGDLAPALTEDGSPTAAPGAMHSPLPLSPLASRPGKPGAGPAQVPRELSLSPITGSKPSATSYLGPVATKRPLQEDRFLPAEVKAKTYIQTELPFKAKTLHEKTSHSSTEACCELCGLYFENRKALASHARAHLRQFGVTEWCVNGSPIETLSEWIKHRPQKVGAYRSYIQGGRPFTKKFRSAGHGRDSDKRPPLGLAPGGLSLVGRSAGGEPGPEAGRAADSGERPLATSPPGTVKSEEHQRQNINKFERRQARPSDASAARGGEEANDLQQKLEEVRQPPPRVRPVPSLVPRPPQTSLVKFVGNIYTLKCRFCEVEFQGPLSIQEEWVRHLQRHILEMNFSKADPPPEEPQAPLAQTAAVEAP
- the Wiz gene encoding protein Wiz isoform X17 is translated as MAEVAFLMGSPILASAKPSPVPPPPPIGSAAVANFDPGTFSLMRCDFCGAGFDTRAGLSSHARAHLRDFGITNWELTISPINILQELLATSAAELPPSPLGREPGGPPGSFLTSRRPRLPLTMPFPPTWTEDPGPIYGDAQSLTTCEVCGACFETRKGLSSHARSHLRQLGVAESESSGAPIDLLYELVKQKGLPDAPLGLPPSLTKKSNSPKEFVAGAARSGLLSLAKPMDAPAVNKAIKSPPGFSAKGLTHPSSSPLLKKAPLTLAGSPTPKNPEDKSPQLSLSPRPTSPKAQWPQSEDEGPLNLTSGPEPTRDIRCEFCGEFFENRKGLSSHARSHLRQMGVTEWYVNGSPIDTLREILKRRTQSRPGGHLHPPGPSPKALAKVVGSGGPGSSLEARSPSDLHISSLAKKLPPPPGSPLGHSPTVSPPPTARKMFSGLATPSLPKKLKPEHMRVEIKREMLPGALHGEPHPSEGPWGTPREDMAPLNLSSRAEPVRDIRCEFCGEFFENRKGLSSHARSHLRQMGVTEWSVNGSPIDTLREILKKKSKLCLIKKEPPAGDLAPALTEDGSPTAAPGAMHSPLPLSPLASRPGKPGAGPAQVPRELSLSPITGSKPSATSYLGPVATKRPLQEDRFLPAEVKAKTYIQTELPFKAKTLHEKTSHSSTEACCELCGLYFENRKALASHARAHLRQFGVTEWCVNGSPIETLSEWIKHRPQKVGAYRSYIQGGRPFTKKFRSAGHGRDSDKRPPLGLAPGGLSLVGRSAGGEPGPEAGRAADSGERPLATSPPGTVKSEEHQRQNINKFERRQARPSDASAARGGEEANDLQQKLEEVRQPPPRVRPVPSLVPRPPQTSLVKFVGNIYTLKCRFCEVEFQGPLSIQEEWVRHLQRHILEMNFSKADPPPEEPQAPLAQTAAVEAP
- the Wiz gene encoding protein Wiz isoform X13, whose amino-acid sequence is MEGLLAGGLAAPDRPRGPERLPGPAPREDIEGGAEAAEGEGDIFRSSHYLPITKEGPQDILDGRSGISVANFDPGTFSLMRCDFCGAGFDTRAGLSSHARAHLRDFGITNWELTISPINILQELLATSAAELPPSPLGREPGGPPGSFLTSRRPRLPLTMPFPPTWTEDPGPIYGDGLCSEENTMVAMDLGSPLLPKKSLPVSGTLEQVASRLSSKVAAEVPHGSKQELPDLKAQSLTTCEVCGACFETRKGLSSHARSHLRQLGVAESESSGAPIDLLYELVKQKGLPDAPLGLPPSLTKKSNSPKEFVAGAARSGLLSLAKPMDAPAVNKAIKSPPGFSAKGLTHPSSSPLLKKAPLTLAGSPTPKNPEDKSPQLSLSPRPTSPKAQWPQSEDEGPLNLTSGPEPTRDIRCEFCGEFFENRKGLSSHARSHLRQMGVTEWYVNGSPIDTLREILKRRTQSRPGGHLHPPGPSPKALAKVVGSGGPGSSLEARSPSDLHISSLAKKLPPPPGSPLGHSPTVSPPPTARKMFSGLATPSLPKKLKPEHMRVEIKREMLPGALHGEPHPSEGPWGTPREDMAPLNLSSRAEPVRDIRCEFCGEFFENRKGLSSHARSHLRQMGVTEWSVNGSPIDTLREILKKKSKLCLIKKEPPAGDLAPALTEDGSPTAAPGAMHSPLPLSPLASRPGKPGAGPAQVPRELSLSPITGSKPSATSYLGPVATKRPLQEDRFLPAEVKAKTYIQTELPFKAKTLHEKTSHSSTEACCELCGLYFENRKALASHARAHLRQFGVTEWCVNGSPIETLSEWIKHRPQKVGAYRSYIQGGRPFTKKFRSAGHGRDSDKRPPLGLAPGGLSLVGRSAGGEPGPEAGRAADSGERPLATSPPGTVKSEEHQRQNINKFERRQARPSDASAARGGEEANDLQQKLEEVRQPPPRVRPVPSLVPRPPQTSLVKFVGNIYTLKCRFCEVEFQGPLSIQEEWVRHLQRHILEMNFSKADPPPEEPQAPLAQTAAVEAP